In one Spirosoma rigui genomic region, the following are encoded:
- a CDS encoding nucleotidyltransferase family protein — protein MQPTLLILAAGMGSRYGGVKQLDQFGPHGETIIDYSLFDAIRAGFGKVVFIIREELRSDFEEVFGAKLAGKIEVDYAIQALDSYVPAEVGEVQRTKPWGTGHAMLCAKNHTDTPFAVINADDFYGLEAFQLIGDFLRTDTDDNLHAMVGYEVKNTLSENGSVSRGVCAVDAYGHLTSVIERTKIYEQEGATEGNRIVFEESDGVTPLEPDTPVSMNFWGFKPSVFPLLEHQFESYAIANINSPKAEFYIPTVMTTLIQTETGRCKVFRSKSAWFGVTYPEDKPTVQAAFRQLHDSGAYPDKLW, from the coding sequence ATGCAACCTACTCTCTTAATTCTGGCGGCCGGTATGGGCAGCCGTTACGGCGGTGTAAAACAGCTCGACCAGTTCGGCCCACACGGCGAAACCATCATCGACTATTCGCTATTCGATGCCATTCGGGCGGGCTTCGGCAAAGTCGTATTTATCATTCGTGAGGAACTTCGGAGCGATTTTGAAGAAGTCTTCGGAGCAAAGCTGGCCGGAAAAATCGAAGTCGATTATGCCATTCAGGCGCTCGATTCCTACGTACCTGCTGAAGTGGGCGAGGTGCAGCGTACCAAACCCTGGGGAACGGGCCACGCCATGCTGTGCGCCAAAAACCATACCGATACGCCCTTTGCCGTTATCAACGCCGATGACTTCTACGGACTCGAAGCGTTTCAGCTGATCGGCGATTTCCTGCGCACTGATACCGACGATAACCTCCACGCTATGGTTGGCTACGAGGTGAAAAATACGCTGTCGGAGAACGGATCGGTATCGCGGGGTGTCTGCGCTGTCGATGCCTACGGCCACCTCACGTCGGTTATTGAGCGGACAAAAATATATGAGCAGGAAGGAGCAACGGAAGGCAACCGGATCGTCTTTGAAGAGAGTGACGGTGTAACGCCCCTGGAGCCGGACACGCCGGTATCGATGAATTTCTGGGGTTTTAAGCCTTCGGTATTCCCGCTGCTGGAGCACCAGTTCGAGAGTTATGCCATTGCCAATATTAACTCGCCCAAAGCCGAGTTCTACATTCCAACGGTGATGACGACCCTGATCCAAACCGAAACGGGTCGTTGCAAAGTGTTCCGCAGTAAGTCGGCCTGGTTCGGTGTGACGTACCCCGAAGATAAGCCAACCGTTCAGGCCGCGTTTCGGCAACTGCATGATTCGGGTGCCTATCCGGACAAACTATGGTAA
- a CDS encoding flavin reductase family protein, which translates to MNTIDPATLQPHEFYRLLNSAVAPRPIAFVSTVSADGHVNLAPYSFFNVFGFNPPILVFSPSRNRHGHKKHSLLNVEEVPEVVVNVVSHAMVEQTSLASSEYDRHVSEFTKAGFTEAASERVRPPRVAESPVAFECVVRQLVPVGDGPGAGTLVVCEVILAHVHGEILSEKGTVDPHRIDLVGRLGGDWYVRASHDALFEVARPQLGIGIDQLPAHVRTSAILTGNELGKLGSVPALPQPEEVKAYRESGALGELLDEARYGCQYLPDLLHAHAKKLLAENNVQEAWLTLLSSERA; encoded by the coding sequence ATCAACACCATCGACCCGGCCACCTTACAGCCGCACGAGTTCTACCGGCTGCTGAACAGCGCCGTTGCCCCCCGTCCCATTGCCTTCGTCAGTACAGTGAGCGCCGACGGCCATGTCAACCTGGCTCCTTATAGTTTTTTCAACGTCTTCGGTTTTAACCCACCCATTCTGGTTTTCTCGCCCAGCCGCAACCGCCACGGCCACAAGAAACACTCGCTGCTCAACGTCGAAGAAGTGCCGGAAGTAGTCGTAAACGTTGTCAGTCACGCGATGGTCGAGCAAACGTCGCTGGCCAGTTCAGAATACGACCGACACGTAAGCGAGTTCACCAAAGCGGGTTTTACGGAGGCTGCCTCGGAACGCGTGCGTCCCCCGCGGGTGGCCGAGTCACCCGTAGCGTTCGAGTGCGTAGTGCGTCAGCTGGTTCCCGTTGGCGACGGGCCGGGAGCCGGCACACTGGTCGTCTGTGAGGTGATCCTGGCGCACGTTCACGGTGAAATCCTGTCGGAGAAAGGTACCGTTGACCCCCACCGGATTGACCTTGTTGGCCGGCTGGGTGGCGACTGGTACGTGCGCGCCAGTCATGATGCACTGTTCGAAGTGGCGCGTCCGCAACTGGGCATCGGCATCGACCAGCTCCCTGCTCATGTCCGGACGAGCGCCATCCTGACGGGCAACGAACTGGGCAAGCTAGGGAGTGTCCCAGCCCTGCCGCAGCCCGAGGAGGTGAAAGCCTACCGGGAATCCGGCGCCCTCGGCGAGCTTCTCGATGAAGCCCGGTATGGCTGCCAGTATTTGCCCGACCTGCTCCACGCACATGCCAAAAAGCTGCTGGCCGAGAACAACGTACAGGAAGCCTGGCTCACGCTCCTCAGCAGCGAACGAGCATAA
- a CDS encoding Gfo/Idh/MocA family protein, translating to MPQPIRIAIIGPGKVAHLHAKAALQTPDTILVAVYGRNYQKTEEFASQYGIRAFSDVQDMVSQEQVDLCLVCTPHPAHREPTVAALLAGSHVLVEKPLASSLADCDAMIDAAQRAGRYLGVISQRRFYAPSMRIKHAIDTGQIGKPALGTIQMLGWRDEAYYQSDPWRGTWAGEGGGVMVNQAPHQLDLLLWYMGEVDSVYGIWANINHPYIEVEDTAVAIIRFKNGGLGNLVLSNGQKPGLFGKVHIHGQNGASVGVQTDGGSMFIAGRTTISEPPVNDIWTIPGEETALAAFVAEDTAFFNQIDAMTYFFGLQIADFRDAIRENRPPLVTGSDGRRVVALFQAIYESTKTGLPVHL from the coding sequence ATGCCTCAACCCATTCGCATTGCCATCATTGGCCCCGGTAAAGTAGCGCACCTTCACGCTAAAGCTGCTTTACAAACACCCGACACAATCCTGGTTGCTGTATACGGTAGAAACTACCAGAAGACCGAAGAGTTTGCCAGTCAGTACGGTATCCGCGCCTTCAGCGACGTTCAGGATATGGTGAGCCAGGAGCAGGTCGACCTCTGCCTGGTCTGTACCCCCCACCCCGCCCACCGCGAACCTACTGTGGCCGCGCTCCTGGCGGGATCGCACGTGCTGGTAGAGAAACCGCTGGCTTCGTCACTCGCCGACTGCGACGCCATGATCGACGCTGCCCAGCGCGCAGGCCGTTACCTGGGTGTGATCAGCCAGCGCCGGTTTTACGCACCCTCTATGCGCATCAAACACGCGATCGATACAGGCCAGATTGGGAAACCTGCGCTGGGCACCATTCAGATGCTGGGCTGGCGCGACGAAGCCTACTACCAGAGCGATCCGTGGCGGGGTACCTGGGCGGGCGAAGGGGGTGGTGTCATGGTCAACCAGGCTCCCCATCAACTGGACCTTCTGCTGTGGTATATGGGTGAAGTGGACTCGGTATACGGCATCTGGGCCAATATCAACCACCCCTATATTGAGGTAGAAGACACCGCCGTAGCCATCATCCGGTTCAAAAACGGCGGCCTGGGCAACCTCGTTTTAAGCAACGGCCAGAAACCCGGCCTCTTCGGCAAAGTACATATTCACGGGCAGAATGGCGCATCGGTAGGCGTACAGACCGACGGCGGATCAATGTTCATTGCCGGTCGGACAACCATCAGTGAGCCGCCCGTCAACGACATCTGGACAATACCCGGCGAAGAAACGGCCCTGGCTGCGTTTGTTGCCGAAGACACGGCTTTCTTCAACCAAATTGATGCCATGACCTATTTCTTCGGCCTGCAGATTGCCGACTTCCGCGACGCCATTCGGGAGAACAGGCCACCCCTGGTTACGGGCAGCGACGGGCGACGGGTAGTGGCGCTTTTCCAGGCCATTTACGAGTCAACAAAAACGGGTTTACCCGTACACCTGTAG
- a CDS encoding DUF4136 domain-containing protein, producing MKYVVMLVGFVLTLNACSPRVVVDSNGRVNFNKYRTFAWMDSDVKAGQNPLYYNSLATENVENTMSKVLAEKGLKPVESRPDLLVGYHFFVEDKTRTVSTPNSAFYGPFAGWGRWGYGGWGPGYWGWGGQQFVQENYKAGTLVVDMVDAKTRKLVWRGSVQNAVGDPARIAAQLTKEAERIVEKFPERNS from the coding sequence ATGAAATATGTCGTGATGCTCGTTGGCTTCGTGCTGACACTGAATGCCTGTTCGCCCCGGGTAGTTGTGGATAGCAACGGCCGGGTCAACTTTAACAAATACCGCACTTTTGCCTGGATGGATTCCGATGTCAAAGCGGGTCAGAATCCGCTGTACTATAATTCGCTGGCCACCGAGAATGTTGAAAACACCATGAGCAAAGTACTGGCCGAAAAGGGTCTGAAACCCGTTGAGTCCCGGCCTGATTTGCTGGTGGGATACCACTTTTTCGTCGAAGACAAAACCCGGACGGTTTCTACGCCCAATTCCGCTTTTTACGGACCGTTTGCGGGTTGGGGACGTTGGGGGTATGGCGGCTGGGGACCTGGCTACTGGGGCTGGGGTGGCCAGCAATTTGTGCAGGAAAACTACAAGGCAGGTACGCTCGTCGTGGATATGGTCGATGCTAAAACCCGGAAACTTGTCTGGCGCGGCTCAGTCCAGAACGCCGTGGGCGATCCGGCCCGGATTGCCGCTCAGTTGACCAAAGAGGCAGAGCGCATTGTGGAGAAATTCCCGGAACGCAACAGTTGA
- the fahA gene encoding fumarylacetoacetase, with the protein MYGIFSNDSSGPRMGYKHGDTILDLAAVASLGLFDTVSIHTAVFSQPALNDFIASGKTSWQAVGQRINQLLANNEAELDVVRAQVLLAASRATMHLPVRIGDYTDFYAGIHHAENVGRLFRPDGDPLLPNYRHMPVAYHGRSSSIVVSGTPIRRPNGQQLGPDGQPVFGPSRALDFELELGLIIGKSNPLGEPIPVDAAEEYIFGITLFNDWSARDIQRWEYQPLGPFLGKNFGSSLSAWVMPFADLEPFRVAGPAQEPAPLSYLQTGKDGHFNVALDVVLQPAGGSEVVISQSNARHLYWSFAQMIAHHTVNGCNLTIGDVLATGTISGSTPNSAGSLLELSYNGKQPLALPDNRHRTFLENGDRVTLRGWAGPIDKPVQLGDVTGQITPSPEPLAR; encoded by the coding sequence ATGTACGGAATTTTTAGTAATGACTCGTCCGGCCCCCGGATGGGCTATAAACACGGCGACACGATTCTTGATCTGGCAGCCGTTGCGTCGCTGGGCTTATTTGATACCGTGTCCATCCATACGGCCGTTTTTTCACAACCCGCTCTCAATGACTTTATCGCATCGGGGAAAACAAGCTGGCAGGCCGTGGGGCAACGAATCAATCAGCTACTCGCTAACAATGAAGCGGAGTTAGATGTGGTTCGGGCGCAGGTGTTGCTTGCCGCATCACGGGCAACAATGCATTTACCTGTTCGCATCGGCGACTACACCGATTTCTACGCGGGCATCCACCACGCCGAGAACGTCGGGCGGCTTTTCCGGCCGGACGGCGATCCGCTCCTGCCCAACTACCGGCATATGCCCGTAGCCTACCACGGGCGCTCGTCGTCAATCGTGGTATCGGGTACCCCCATCCGCCGGCCAAACGGGCAACAGCTCGGCCCCGACGGGCAACCCGTATTCGGTCCGTCGCGGGCGCTCGACTTTGAACTGGAGCTAGGCCTGATCATTGGCAAAAGTAACCCGCTGGGCGAACCCATACCCGTCGACGCAGCCGAAGAATACATCTTTGGTATCACCTTGTTCAACGACTGGTCGGCCCGCGACATTCAGCGTTGGGAATACCAGCCGCTGGGACCGTTCCTAGGCAAGAACTTCGGGTCGAGCCTGTCGGCCTGGGTGATGCCCTTCGCCGATCTGGAACCGTTCCGCGTGGCCGGTCCCGCGCAGGAACCGGCTCCACTATCCTACCTGCAAACCGGCAAAGACGGCCATTTCAACGTAGCGCTGGACGTAGTACTGCAACCGGCTGGGGGTAGCGAAGTCGTCATTAGCCAATCCAACGCCCGGCACTTGTACTGGAGCTTCGCGCAGATGATTGCGCACCATACTGTCAATGGCTGTAACCTCACTATTGGCGACGTACTGGCTACGGGTACCATTTCCGGGTCAACACCCAATTCAGCGGGCTCGCTGCTGGAACTGAGTTACAATGGGAAACAGCCCCTGGCGTTGCCTGACAATCGCCACCGTACCTTCCTGGAAAATGGTGATCGGGTAACACTTCGCGGCTGGGCAGGACCAATCGACAAGCCGGTTCAGTTAGGCGACGTTACCGGACAGATAACGCCATCGCCTGAACCATTGGCCCGCTAG
- a CDS encoding homogentisate 1,2-dioxygenase, producing the protein MPFYHTLGQIPPKRHTQFAKPAGAGTSASGHPALYYEQLFGTVGFDGMSSLLYHVHRPTMVRAVLDSVEMTPKPAVEKNMLARKLIGFNVAPADDFLDSRTPLLVNNDLIFGLAAPGRTGTADYFYKNADSDELLFVHRGSGKLRTLFGTIPFSYGDYLVIPRGTIYQITFADTNTRLLYVESRAPIYTPKRYRNHFGQLLEHSPFCERDIVRPADLETHDETGDFLIKIKKQGALHSLVYATHPFDVVGWDGYNFPYAFNIQNFEPITGRVHQPPTVHQTFQTDAFVVCSFVPRLYDYHPLSIPAPYNHSNVDSDEVIYYVDGDFMSRNDIAPGHITLHPGGIPHGPAPGAMERSIGKKETVEYAVMVDTFRPLMLTEQAVAIDDGTYFKSWLD; encoded by the coding sequence ATGCCATTTTACCATACGCTCGGCCAGATACCCCCAAAACGGCATACGCAGTTTGCCAAACCAGCCGGTGCAGGCACGTCTGCATCAGGGCATCCGGCGCTGTATTATGAACAGCTGTTTGGTACGGTCGGCTTCGACGGCATGTCGTCACTGCTCTACCACGTTCACCGGCCAACGATGGTGCGTGCCGTGCTCGACAGTGTGGAGATGACGCCGAAACCAGCGGTTGAGAAAAATATGCTCGCCCGGAAGCTCATCGGTTTCAACGTAGCACCCGCCGACGATTTTCTCGACAGCCGTACGCCCCTGCTGGTCAACAATGACCTGATTTTCGGGTTGGCCGCGCCCGGCAGGACAGGTACGGCCGACTATTTCTACAAAAACGCCGACTCCGACGAATTGCTGTTCGTTCACCGTGGTTCGGGTAAGCTTCGTACGCTGTTCGGAACAATTCCGTTCAGCTACGGCGACTACCTGGTTATCCCGCGTGGCACCATCTACCAGATTACGTTTGCGGATACGAATACGCGACTTCTATACGTCGAATCGCGCGCTCCGATCTATACCCCTAAGCGCTACCGCAATCATTTTGGTCAGCTCCTGGAGCATTCCCCCTTCTGCGAGCGCGACATCGTCCGGCCTGCGGATCTGGAAACGCACGACGAAACGGGCGATTTTCTCATTAAAATTAAAAAGCAGGGGGCCCTGCATTCGCTGGTCTATGCCACGCACCCGTTCGACGTCGTGGGCTGGGATGGCTACAACTTCCCCTACGCGTTTAACATCCAGAATTTTGAGCCGATCACGGGGCGGGTACACCAGCCGCCAACGGTACACCAGACGTTTCAGACCGATGCGTTTGTGGTCTGCTCGTTCGTACCCCGTTTGTACGACTACCACCCGCTGTCGATTCCGGCGCCGTATAACCACTCCAACGTCGACTCCGACGAGGTGATTTACTATGTAGACGGCGATTTTATGTCGCGTAATGACATTGCACCGGGGCATATCACGCTGCACCCCGGCGGTATACCCCACGGCCCTGCCCCCGGCGCGATGGAACGCAGTATCGGCAAAAAGGAAACCGTTGAATACGCCGTTATGGTCGACACGTTCCGCCCGCTGATGCTGACCGAACAGGCCGTAGCGATTGACGACGGAACGTACTTTAAATCGTGGCTTGACTAG
- a CDS encoding MarR family winged helix-turn-helix transcriptional regulator: MTHPADSRAYFFKIDTTIKKIRNALQKQFSDAGFDLTVDQWVVIDHLYRNPGISQNTISEMTTKDAPTVTRIIDLLSQKGLTERRMADTDRRKFLVYLTQAGEAKYGEVLPIVSAMRRKGWGDLSDDDYQHFVRIMDSIYQNVSE, encoded by the coding sequence ATGACCCATCCTGCCGACAGCCGTGCGTATTTTTTCAAGATTGACACCACAATCAAGAAGATTCGCAATGCCCTCCAAAAACAGTTTTCCGACGCCGGTTTCGACCTTACCGTCGATCAGTGGGTTGTGATCGACCATCTCTATCGCAATCCGGGTATCAGCCAGAATACGATTTCGGAGATGACGACCAAAGATGCACCGACCGTTACCCGCATCATCGATCTGCTGAGCCAGAAAGGACTGACCGAACGGCGCATGGCCGATACGGACCGGCGCAAATTCCTGGTCTATCTGACCCAAGCGGGCGAAGCGAAATACGGGGAAGTACTTCCAATCGTGTCGGCCATGCGCCGTAAAGGCTGGGGCGATCTGAGCGACGACGATTACCAGCATTTTGTCCGGATCATGGACTCGATTTATCAAAACGTAAGCGAGTAA
- the hppD gene encoding 4-hydroxyphenylpyruvate dioxygenase codes for METLELEKPPVTDFLPLNGTDYIELYVGNARQSAHYYQTAFGFQPVAHAGLATGLRDRESYVVQQGKIRLVLTSPLHNDTEMGRHIDQHGDGVRVVALWVDDAAKAFDETTSRGAKPFLKPTREEDHNGYVVRSGIHTYGDTVHIFVERSGYHGLFLPGYEAWNPLYKPADVGLQYVDHLVGNVGWNEMNTWMQFYGDVMGFQQLVSFDDKDISTDYTALMSKVMSNGNGRVKFPINEPAEGKKKSQIEEYLDFYGGPGIQHIAVATDNIVETVLALRDRGVEFLTVPDAYYDTLQSRVGPIDEEIATLRPLGVLVDRDDEGYLLQIFTKPVCPRPTLFFEIIQRKGARSFGKGNFKALFEAIEREQELRGTL; via the coding sequence ATGGAAACACTCGAACTAGAAAAACCACCCGTTACTGATTTCCTGCCCCTCAACGGCACGGACTACATTGAACTGTATGTAGGCAACGCCCGGCAGTCGGCCCACTATTACCAGACCGCTTTCGGGTTTCAGCCGGTGGCCCACGCGGGACTGGCAACGGGCCTGCGCGACCGCGAATCGTATGTCGTACAGCAGGGTAAAATACGCCTTGTGCTCACGTCGCCCCTCCATAACGATACTGAAATGGGGCGGCATATCGACCAACACGGCGACGGGGTGCGGGTGGTAGCGCTCTGGGTCGATGACGCAGCGAAAGCCTTTGACGAAACAACTAGCCGGGGGGCCAAACCTTTTCTAAAGCCAACCCGCGAGGAAGATCACAATGGATACGTCGTTCGGTCGGGGATTCACACCTACGGCGATACGGTTCACATCTTCGTAGAACGCAGCGGCTACCATGGCCTGTTCCTTCCCGGCTACGAAGCCTGGAACCCGCTGTACAAACCTGCCGATGTGGGGCTGCAATACGTCGATCATTTGGTCGGGAACGTGGGCTGGAACGAGATGAATACCTGGATGCAGTTCTACGGCGATGTAATGGGTTTTCAGCAACTCGTTTCCTTCGATGACAAGGACATATCGACCGACTATACGGCGCTGATGAGCAAGGTCATGAGCAACGGCAACGGCCGGGTGAAATTCCCAATCAATGAACCGGCCGAAGGCAAAAAGAAATCGCAGATTGAAGAGTACCTCGACTTCTACGGTGGTCCCGGCATTCAGCACATCGCCGTTGCGACGGACAACATTGTAGAAACGGTGCTGGCCCTGCGCGACCGGGGTGTTGAGTTTCTGACCGTACCCGACGCGTATTACGATACGCTCCAGAGTCGCGTCGGGCCCATCGATGAAGAGATCGCTACGCTACGGCCGCTGGGTGTGCTCGTCGACCGCGACGACGAAGGCTACCTGCTCCAGATTTTTACAAAGCCCGTTTGCCCAAGGCCGACGCTGTTTTTCGAAATCATTCAGCGCAAGGGAGCCCGTTCGTTCGGGAAAGGTAATTTCAAAGCCCTGTTCGAAGCCATCGAGCGTGAACAGGAACTGCGCGGAACGTTATAA
- the phhA gene encoding phenylalanine 4-monooxygenase, whose amino-acid sequence MNQDYSLYTTEQQAVWKLLFERQMAQLPGRASQAYMDGIVATGFPNVRIPDFERDLNPRLLPLTGWRVVAVPGLIGNREFFELMADRQFPATTWLRTRDQLDYLPEPDMFHDTFGHVPVLTNQPFCDFLAALSRIALRFVDHEEAIDMISRLYWYTIEFGLIRERDKAGRDQLRIYGGGILSSPGETIYSLESDVPKRIPYNVATLLQTPYIIDHFQEQYFVIDSYEQLYESVPEIEATLEGLLVS is encoded by the coding sequence ATGAACCAGGATTATTCATTATACACGACTGAACAGCAGGCCGTCTGGAAGCTTTTGTTCGAGCGGCAGATGGCCCAGTTGCCGGGGCGGGCGAGCCAGGCCTATATGGACGGCATCGTAGCGACGGGGTTTCCCAATGTCCGTATTCCGGATTTCGAGCGGGATCTCAATCCGCGGCTGCTGCCACTGACGGGCTGGCGCGTCGTGGCCGTACCGGGGCTGATTGGCAACCGTGAATTTTTCGAACTCATGGCCGACCGGCAGTTTCCGGCTACGACCTGGCTGCGTACCCGCGATCAACTCGACTACCTCCCCGAACCGGATATGTTTCACGATACGTTCGGCCACGTACCGGTGCTGACCAACCAGCCGTTCTGCGATTTTCTGGCAGCCCTGAGTCGCATTGCGTTGCGGTTTGTGGACCACGAAGAAGCCATCGACATGATTTCCCGGCTGTACTGGTACACTATTGAGTTCGGGCTTATCCGGGAGCGGGACAAGGCGGGGCGCGATCAGCTGCGCATCTACGGGGGCGGCATCCTGTCGTCGCCGGGGGAGACGATCTATAGTCTGGAAAGTGATGTACCCAAGCGTATTCCCTACAACGTAGCTACCCTGCTTCAGACGCCGTATATCATCGACCATTTTCAGGAGCAGTATTTCGTTATCGACTCCTACGAGCAACTGTATGAGTCAGTACCGGAGATCGAAGCCACGCTGGAAGGGTTGTTAGTAAGTTAG
- a CDS encoding galactitol-1-phosphate 5-dehydrogenase: protein MKALVLTEYNHFELQDVAKPAIGPNDVLVRVQAVGICGSDVHGMDGSSGRRIPPIVMGHEASGIIADVGSDVRNWATGDRVTFDSTVYALDDWYSRRGQYNLSDGREVVGVSTPDFKRQGAFAEYVSVPQHILYTIPENVTFTQAALVEPVAVALHAVSLTPIQVNDSAVVVGAGMIGLFVIQALKLAGCGTIIAIDLDDDRLALARTLGATHTINAKGDDVQGQVQALTHGRGADVSFEVVGAGPTVKTAIDCVRKGATVTLVGNLAPTVEIPLQAVVTRQLRLQGSCAINGEYEAALSLISSGRMNVEAILSAEVPLTEGASWFKRLYDREKGLIKVVLKP from the coding sequence ATGAAAGCACTCGTTCTTACCGAATACAATCATTTTGAGCTACAGGACGTAGCCAAACCAGCCATTGGCCCCAACGACGTACTGGTTCGCGTGCAGGCAGTGGGTATCTGCGGCTCCGACGTTCATGGTATGGATGGCAGCAGCGGACGCCGGATTCCACCCATCGTGATGGGTCACGAAGCCAGTGGTATTATTGCCGACGTAGGGAGCGATGTTCGTAACTGGGCAACCGGCGACCGTGTCACCTTCGACTCGACGGTGTACGCGCTCGACGACTGGTACAGCCGCCGGGGCCAGTACAACCTCAGCGACGGTCGCGAAGTGGTAGGCGTATCAACACCCGATTTCAAACGGCAGGGCGCCTTTGCCGAATACGTATCCGTACCCCAGCATATCCTGTATACCATTCCGGAGAATGTCACCTTCACCCAGGCCGCGCTGGTGGAGCCCGTGGCCGTAGCGCTGCACGCGGTCAGCCTGACACCCATTCAGGTCAACGACTCGGCGGTGGTAGTTGGTGCGGGCATGATCGGTCTGTTCGTGATCCAGGCGCTGAAACTGGCCGGGTGCGGCACTATCATCGCGATCGATCTGGACGACGACCGGCTGGCACTGGCCCGGACCCTCGGTGCTACGCATACCATCAATGCCAAGGGTGATGATGTTCAGGGGCAGGTTCAGGCGCTGACGCACGGACGCGGAGCCGACGTATCGTTTGAAGTTGTTGGCGCGGGCCCAACGGTCAAAACCGCCATCGACTGCGTCCGCAAAGGCGCCACGGTCACACTGGTTGGAAACCTGGCGCCCACGGTCGAGATACCCCTACAGGCCGTAGTAACGCGTCAATTGCGCCTGCAGGGCTCGTGTGCCATCAACGGTGAATACGAAGCCGCGTTGAGTCTGATCTCGTCCGGCCGGATGAATGTGGAAGCCATTCTGAGTGCCGAAGTCCCCCTCACTGAAGGAGCCAGCTGGTTCAAGCGACTCTATGACCGGGAGAAAGGCCTGATCAAAGTTGTTTTGAAACCCTAG